Genomic window (Cardiocondyla obscurior isolate alpha-2009 linkage group LG06, Cobs3.1, whole genome shotgun sequence):
GACAAGGAACTAACGTCCACGCCTTGTAGATAAGTAAACGTAAATGGTCACatgcgataaattaatttttatacaaaatatatggtttattaacatattaattttctctcttaacattttatagttcagaaggaaaaagagatgATTCTCACAGCTGCACTCTTGCTCCACAATTTTCTCTACTCGTAAACTGTACGGATCGCGTACAATTCGACGacgaagaggaaaagagacgaGACTGAGGGTACAAAAAGCTCACCCGCGCGAAACAAACCTGTTCAAGAAAGGAGCTAGAAAGGGTCACATACTGGTCGGGATAACCAATGCCGTGATCGGCTCTTCGTCGAACAGACTTGAATTCGTAAAAAACAAGAATGCGAAATAACTCGGCGCAACACTCGATCTTTGACGCTGTAAACAACAAGAGCGTTTTTtgttctgctttttttttcgtttctttacgttttttattcattttccATTTACCGTGACAATTAAGTTTATTACATCCAATCTTCGTATTgaaagcgtaaaaaaaaagaaagacaaaagaGATAAGTACGAAAAGTGTAACCAGAGAGCAATATCGAATGACCGTAGCGCAAGCAACCTAAAGTCAGCGCAAATCGCACGTGAGAAAGTATGCGGAGATTCTCAACGGTCGAAACATGGCCGCAGAAAGGTGCGCGAATCCAGATCACTCGTCTGGGATTTCATCGTCGGCATGCAACGAAGGATTCGGCGTTGACGAAAACAGACGGTGAACGAGCCAAGGAACGAGCCGAGGAATGACGAGCGTGCTGACATTCCGCTGTCGTAAGTAAAAAGCGTCGCATTCGGCTTCGCCGAAGCGACGACAGTCGATCCTGGAGAAGGACGAGTGACCGACGGCCGAAGCGAGACAGACACTCTTTGTTTGCTCATTTGTCACTCCAGTTGTCATAATAGATTCGCGAGAACATGCTGCGAACGATATATTCAAGTTCAAGGTCGACGCTCATCGTCTCCGGTGAAGGTAATTTTAATCCGAACGACTAGGGATAGTCTAACAACATAAATTTAAGTGTGAGAGAAAAGGtgtttaatttcatataagaataaaaagagagaattaagaaattaaaatagaaattggaTTTTCGACTGACGTTATCGCCACGCAACTTTTCGAATTTTAAATCGCGTTTCGAGGTGTAATTCATACATCAGTAGCTTCGaatccgtctctttctctccccttgTTTCCCTTTCGTCTAACCGCGTTTCTGTTTTATCCAGGGTGCAGAAGGTGCAGCGTGGTGCAGCCGCGAAGATCGAGTTCCAGCGGCGGCTGCAGAGTTGCGCTGGCGTCGTCACCACTACCACCAttgcgtcgtcgtcgtcgcgacggGCATCCCTCCACCGGACCGCCGcgtccgccgccgccgccgcggttCAAAACCTGTCGGTCTGCATTCCAGTGTCGCCGCCGGTGAACGCCaagcgacggcagctagcagCGGCAGCGGTCTCGTCGTCAAGCGCGTCTCGTCCCGTATCCGCGCGTCCGCTGCGTCGGCCGAGTGAAGTTGGCGCGAACATGAAGTAGACGAGGGCGAGCCAGGGGTACGCCGTACACGCGCGAAAATAAGTGAAGAGGCGCCCCCGAAGGAGGCACTCGACAAAGGGGCACGCGGGGTGACCGCGCGGCGGCCGCCACTCGGCTCTCGTTCCCTGCGGTGCGTCCCGAATTACATCCCGCGGGTCTGCGAGCGGCGCGCGGGGCAAGAGGACCATCGCTCTTTCGGCGTCGGCTTCGGTCGGCGCGGCCGGATCGAGAAAAAGGGTAAGCACGCcacttttctctttatctctctttctctctgttgttttctttctctttttctctcccatTCTGATTCCCACTGgttccctctctctttctctctttctctccaggCGAGCGATCTCCGGTGCAGGTCGATCGATTGCGCGATCGTGAGTCCCGGCCCGCGGCTCGAAGCCGCTCGCGTGCGATCGTCCGGTCGGCTCGCGTCCTCGGAAAGGGAACACCAACACCGGATCGGCACGCTCCAGAGATTTCCGTTTCCACGGCCGAGAATTGTCGACGTCGGACACTAGATCCGGATCTTCCCGTCAGCGTTGCGTTACGCTCTCTGGATTTACAGTGGGCGCATGTTCGTTCGTTGTTTGCACTTTCTACATGTCGGACGCGTAATCTCGAAGGGACGAGGTGAGGAATGCAGGAAAAGATATGACCGAGGGACAGACCTTAGACCTAGagcgttttttttcaatcctTGGTTGAAGGTAATATCTCATTTTCATTTGCAGTCCCTTTATtgttttcaatcttttttcaaAGTCTGAATCCCTGAAAGATCTGCGTTTCTAAAAACGTAACGTGAAAGAAGATACGAAAGATAATTGTACTGCAAAATTTGCTGCAATAAATTCGGCTCTCAGTAAATTCGTCTTTCTTAACAGTCTGCTTTTGTGCCCTCTCTGAGCTCGAGGCGAAAGTGGCGAGACCCGTGCGTGCGTTGAGagaacgaagaaagaaagaagagaaaaaaaaaaaaaataagagaaaaacaGGTGCGGAGGAAACGCAGATAGGAAGTGCATAAAAGAGACCCGACGAAACAAGTGTATTCAGGCGTCGCAGGGCGAAAGGGGAATCAAGATATCACGCAAAGGAGCGCGGGAGTAGCTAAAAGAAAGACTTCTCGTTTGTTATCATTCGTCTTGCCGGCGTTCTCCGTTCCGGAATCTCTCCggcgttccttttttttttttttttcttaatctcACCTGTTCGCGACGGCAATCTGGGCTCCGTTGTCGCGAATCTCTCGATTCCATTAAGCTCGCCGCGAAATAAACAAGAGGCGCGGATGCGAAATTCAACTTTATCACGAACTCGTTCTCAGGTAAAAATGCGAATTGAATATATTTCGATCGGACTATCAAACTAAAAAGATCTACGAGAGCTGCGAAACACGGTCTCCACTGAACGGATTGGCACGTGCGAAAACATTCTCCCGCATCCTACCGACTTCGCGAGGAGATCCGAAGACACGTGAGTCACTTTAATATCCTTTAAACGACACGGTAAACCCAGCGCATTTCCTCACTTGTTCCGAAATTCCGCTTCTCACTTTCAGAGCCTGCTGCCCCTTCTCCCTGTCGGTTAACGAGGTGGAGGAACCTGTCCTTGTCGTCGTTGCGATCGCGATCCTCGATCCCATAAACgcaccgagagagagagaaacggaccTTCGCTGGAATACTAATGTTCACGGATGGTCATTTATGGCGCGGCCGCGCATTCCGCGTAGAACAGGAAGGAGCTCGTCGTAGGGATCGGAGTGTATCTAGAACGGAAAGTCTCTCGGAGTGTCAGATTTTTCGGTGGTTCTCACGGAGGACTTTCAAGACTTGCAAACGTGCTGTCGATCATCTCGCACGTTCGCGTCTTACATAAATCACGTCGAATTGAGTATTCAAGGTAATAAACGATTTGTACCCacgtcaattaaaattttacgtgaGAGAAACTCGGGagttaattcaaaattttcgaatatcataattattattacgatgtgtgagtattaaataataatgtgcACTTAATGCTTCGATAAGTAGCTAATAATaagctatttaaattaacgaacTTGATATTTATACAGCATCTTTTTTTACgtgtgggtttttttttttctaattaagtTTCGTGAATTTTGCAGCGTGCGACGCGTCGACTGTGTACCGTGCCGTGACGATCAGGCCGTTAATACGACGGATTAAGCGTAATTACGACGGGCGCAGATTGCGCGTGCAAACCCATCGGTCGCACGCTCGTGCCAAGAGGGGCGCGGAGTGGACAACCACTGCTTTGGAATTCggcttctttatttttacgagagGTAACATCGGAAACCAGCCTCTTTGCGGCCCTTCTCACCTGTAACATACCATCGCCATTTATGCTACCATTTAACCAGAAGTTAAGAGTCGCCTCGTACATAAAACACGGCGGACTGCCGTCGCGACGATAATCCACCTGCACGCAATCAAATTGTCTTTCCTCTTACGATTTCTTTCCTCattttcgtttcttttgcCATTGGTATCCgcgcctttcttttttactctCTCGTATTTAACTCATACGAAATGATAAATTTCACGTTAAGATACGTGCGCTTAAAAtgcttatttaaaattctcgTTATCCcgctttatttctctcttctttattCGTTTACTTTGTCGCAGGCCGATtgttttaacgttttaaagaGATATAAGTAAagatggaaaaatattttatacatttttatgaaattgcaCTTTATTAGTTATagttaaaaacaattatacaaaattatattacttgcATCTACAAATAGTATTTAGagaactttaaattatatatgtattaaagtTTCAGATACATTAAAGCGAGCGTGTGGGTGCGTAGTACGACGTCGCGATCCGTGATGTGAATGGATATACCTACACGTGCCTCAGCGGCGTATCGTAACGCTGTAGCTCGACGAAAAAGAATGATTGCCGTCGCTCTTCGCCATCGCGGGCGCGCTGCGCGCGAGTATATGGTTTTCTGATGGCCTCGCGCGAGCTCGCACGTGGGTGTAAAACGGTTCGCGCAATGAACGGCAGCTTTCGACGCCGTATATGGATATTTTCTAGACAGCCACGCGTCATCCAGCCTCTCGGACTCCCCCTttctcattattattacacggaaaataaaaagtactcCGTTACGTTTCATTACTCGTTATTATACGGCGTTGTTCATATAAAGAttgctctctctcttatacgtaaattattctctgtttttctaacttttagaataatattttttcgcgatctcgtaattatcttaaaatatatttcgtgtTTTTAATCTAGGATGAACAATGTGTTCTATTTTTACATGAACTCGGCGTTCTAAACTTAAACGGTATGCTTGCTCGGTATTAATTTTAGTTGGGTCTTCGTCGACACTTCGTGAGCCGCATATTTGCCTTCTCGCGGACGAAGGACCGGAAAAACAACCGGCGGCACGCAAAATGCTTGATTAACGTAATGACCCTGGCTTCTCTTGTGCTTGCAGAATGTGTCAAGATGACATCTATCTCCTCTTTATGTGGCATCATCGTTATCCTGTTCTGCAGTCCGATCGCATATACATGCGGTAAGCTTTTTAGTCAAAGTTACATACTCAGCGAACGCAGAATATTGCAGCATTATTGCAATACTCTGTGTTTGCttggtaaatatattttgactgctgtgtgaaaaaaaataacattactTTTGATATCGTTGTAGAAGAGGACAAAATCCAGGAGTTGAGCATGTCCTTTACCCGACATCCGTTGCCTCTGGCCGCCCCATTAAATGACGATGTGAACTTTGAATGCAGCCTCAACATCCCTGCGGAGCGTTTCGCTTGGCATCACAGACCTCTGGGTTCAAACAAATGGACGCCCGTGTTCTCTTCTAATGTCAGTGGCAAAACTTCGCGACACGTTGTTAACTTTGACAACGAGTCGAAAGCCGGAGACTACCGTTGTGTCGCGTTTTTCGGTAAGCGATTGCAacaatcaatattaattaattaaaattacattttatataatatataataatattttatataatacaatttatacattttatataatacaaaataatataaaattatctgtaCTTCTAGAATATGTGTATACtgtatagttaaaaaaatttgtttttttaggTATCAGTGGCTTAGCGTCAGATCCAGCAAGACTAACACTCGCTACGGTGCAAAAATTTTCCGATAAAAACGATGTCTTTATCGAAGTGACAGAAGGTAACACCGTGCCTATCACATGTCCCGTACCGTACTCTGAACCGGAAGCCATTGTACAGTTTTACAAAAACGGTATGCTCATTGAAAACGTGGATTTGGTGAACGGCCGAACTATGATTCTCAAGAATGTTAAATTGACAGATAGTGGAACGTATCACTGTAGCGTTAACAATTACATAACGTTAGTAACGTTTATGAGCAACCATAAGACCATATTGACGGTACACGGAAACTTCACTTTTCAACCACCGTATCTCACCAAGCAGCCGCAGACGGAATACGTTGTTCGGCGCGGCAAGAACGTTACTCTGGAGTGTTTCGGTGCTGGTTATCCCGTACCGCGCGTCACCTGGAGCCGACTAGGCAGCTCTCTGCCATTAAAGTCGATAAAATCTTCTTTCGGGTTAACATTGGTCCACGTTCAGCTATCTGATCGCGGGGAATACGATTGTGTGTGGAGCAACGAGATGCGACAGATTAAATCGGCGATCATTTTACGAGTGGTAGAACTACCGAGGGTGACGAAACAACCGAGTGCATGCAAGTTCCACGAAGGTGGGAAACTGCAGCTTTCATGTGACGTAACGGGCGAGCCGGAACCGGTCGTTGAATGGCTTATCAACGGGGAATCTTTGATACCTAGCAAAACGCAAGAGATGATTGGATCTACTCTTCTCATATCCGAGGTCGAAAAGAAGCACGCTGGAATCGTTCAATGTGTCGCGAGCAACGAGTACGGATCGCATTCGGGATACAACCTGTTGCAGGTCCAACCGAAAGAGCACGTTGTTGGAGGCAAAATTGAGTCGAAGCCAGACTATGGGCCAATATCGAGACATAAGCATACTAGGGGCGGCGGTAGACGCAGGAataaggaaggaaagaaaaagggaggtGCAGGTAATTATTTACTTGCGTTATCGTTTCGTACGTTTTCTTATCATTTTATCAAACGTTACATTTACATTTGATTGGGATACCGTCGATTGAATCCCTTCGGCACGGTTTTTTTTCgtgaatattttgtaatttttgttgaaaaattaaataatttttcgtatgattaattttaatgtattatgagttgattattttaacgttGTTACGCTTTGggattaaactttttaattcaatgtAAAACAGTGTAAGAAAAAATCCAACAAATTAtggtacatatattttttaataactttcaaTTCTATTTACACTTGTATTTatatcgttttcttttaaaatataaacttgATATAATGCCGAATCCAATCTTGATATTAGACAGTATctaaattgatatattaaatataaaaaaaagattaaatttttttgtgtgAGATCTGGCCAGATCTCGCGAGACTCCATAGGCGCCAGCAAGCTTGTTTTTATCACTTTTCCTTCGATGTCTGTCTTCCCTTACGGCCTACCATAAACTCAATAGTGCAGCctttagtaaaaaattactgtcccaatttataattaatgtgcaaaataaattattgtgattgcataattaaaagtatctTATTGCcgcatttttaaattcttaatgtttgaagataaaaaaacatttttatatcaatataattaaaatttaaattttattacattttttttacatatagaTCAAAACTGATTCTTTTTGTGGTTTTTTTTAGCAGTGATTTTGGTACCTCCCGATCAGCCAAACGTCACAAGATTGTCTGACGTCTCTGTCATGGTACGTTGGTCAGTGCCAGAGAACAAAGGTCTGccgatacaattttttaaggTTCAATATCGAGAGATTGGCCCAAAGATGAATGGCAAACAAACGAAATGGATGACAGCTAACTCCGAGATACCGAGCCATGTGCGATCTTTTGAAGTAACCGATCTACAGCCCGATCATACCTACCGATTTAGGATCGCCGCAGTGTACTCGAATAATGACAACAAATTGAGTCCAAATTCAGTGCGCTTTCATCTCAATAGGGATACTGGAATTGAGAGCAATAAAATGCCAATACCCTTATTGACTAATACGGAAGCGCTGGGACCACATCAAGTGTTACTAGTTTGGCAGAATCCTGACAGATCGGCGAAAATCGACGGGTTTTACATATATCACCGGCGCTCTACTACGGTCAGCGACTATTTGAAAACCACTGTCGAAGGAAAGAACGCATCTAACATGACCATTTCCCACTTGGATCCTGACACTACATATGAATTCAAGGTTCAGAGCTTTTCTGTGGACGCGGGGTCGGAATTTTCTCAAATATTGCGAcagaaaacgaagaaaatcgTCGTTGAACATCCAGTTCAACAGGTGGTggcggaaaataaattaaaaccgaACGAGAGTAACAAGAATGTCAGCATACACATCATACTCGGCGGAGTTTTCGGAGCGTCGCTCATTTTAATTGCTCTCGCTTTTGTGGCGAGATTTTTGTACAAAAGAGTGAAATGTGCACAAAATCAGGAATCACAAAGTGAAGGTACGTGATTAAACAAATTGATACAATGCAGTTGTATGCtctaaataactttttttttttttttttaggcaaACCGATAACGAATGGAAGAGTAATGAACGGCGGAGTAACAGACTCCAAAATTAACATTACATCCAATCCACTTGCCGGTCTCGACACGTCCGAGGACATAATGCAGCCTAAGGTCAGTATTTGTAAGTAACAACATCTGCACTTTTATTTCACCGGAAGAAAGTAACGCAGCTGAATTCGGTTACTTGGCGTTTACTTAATGACAATGGTTTTTCTAAGAGACACAGCTGATCGCTAAACGCTTAGTAATGAGTTGTGTCTCTTGAATGCAGCCAGGCATCACgaaatttctttctccttctcgtGTTCACACATAATCATTTATACGCTTGATTTCTTGAAGATGTAATTGCTCGCCTTTGATCAGTCACTTACTTTTCTTCCGGAAGTCAGTACGATTCTAGACGAGCGCGGAAAACCTGTCGGCCGCATGTAAAAAGAATTCTATCGCTTGAATGATCAAAGCTACGAGTCAACCTCACGATTAAAAGTGAAATATATGTTTTGATACAAACTTTTGTGGGGATCTGCGCTTATTCGGCACTGACTTCCGCTCTCGTCTAATAGTGCGAATCCGCTATTAAACTGCCCGATATATTAAGGAGACTAGTCTTTTCTAGTTTTAGCATTGGTCGCGCGCTGCTCTTTAATTCTCCTCGCTCTCTGCACTCTCTCTGGAGccgcttttcttttgtttttccgaACGCGACACACGCACGTTACCACTTACACGCTCTAGATCTGAAAAAAGaagcgaacgaacgaacgaacacGCATGTTTCTAAATCCAGAGCGGGCAACAGTCGTCGATGGAAATGACGTCGTTTCTAAACGGCCAGAACAACAATGGCAGCAACAACGGTCATAACAACGGCGACGCAGCTGGATCTGACGTGAACGTCACGTCACATAGCGAGCCGTCGTCTCTGCGCCAAGGGCCGCTGCCTATCGAACAACGTTTGTGAGAACGATTGCAGCTATATCCCTATTTTATAGATGGTAAGAATGTGACCCGACTAGTATCCCCGAAAACAGACGTTTACGGGGATCGGTCAAACGTACGAATCTATTTCCAGCGAATATAGAATATTGTTGTGATATTACTGCAACTTTAAAACGTTGCCGTAATGTTGCTGCGATATTCTGTATCCGCTGGATCATCGaaccccccctcccccccgtttcgcgaaaagaaacGTGAGGACTTGTCGACACGTTATCTCAACGAGAAACTTAATTTATAGACTGTATTTAACGTATTCAGCTATTATTGCAACGATGAGACTGTCGCGAGACATTAACAGGGTGTCTTACATAGATATGCTCAAACGTATCGTTACTGTAGACTGGGATTAATTTCGTTCAGCTTGCGCGGAGAAAAATACACGACGTTGTAGATTATCCGGTAATTACAGCGCgctttttattcaatataatattcactTGATTGTCGATAATagtattgtaaaaagaaatattttcttttatgcgTTCTGTTCGTTAGCACGATGACAGTATTTCAGCCGGAACGGTCCCATTTTATAGTACATAATTAGAAAGTAAAAACGATCTGATTACATTTTACAACATACTTTTTGTCTCttggtttctttttataagaaaaCATTATGAAGACCCTTAAACCCGTTAAGTAGACGTGAGATTCAATTAATGTACCTGTGAAGTAACTGACTTAACTGTTACACGTCTATTTAACGGTCTTGAACTAGTGAGCATTGAACAATGTTATTtagtagattttttttaactcttttcGCGTTGTACACACTTTTACGTCACCTTTACAAACGAGTTACTTTTTaagaattttgtaataaaaaaaacttgtgtATTTGTGGTGCACAACGTGAAGATGCGCGATACGTGTAGTTACATTAACTATTCGCCAACGTTGAAAAGAAAGGTAGTGTCATTTTATAATAGAGAGTTATTAGAGTATTCcctttataaaagtataatgaaGACATAATGGTTGAGTCATATATTGTTAACATTATCTTGGTGTGTATGcctgttatttttataagtattttcCTAGCTGCGGAGTGGTCGAATAGTTCATTGTGTCATCCGTGACAAGCGCAATACTTACTCGtcatgatatttttaatcggtTATTTGTtgtcaaaattatatatacatatatatgttatttttattgtgagGGAAGGGGAAcaaaaatgtgataaaattatatattttgataatatCAGTATTTGCGTGCGGCGGCAAAAGatgaaaattgtaaatacAAGTGtacaaaacttttttaaataaattatttcaacgtcTGGGCTAATAAAAGTACCGCAATTTGCAGTCTGCGAGTCGACAGCGAGCTAGTGAAAATGTGCATTGTATATATTAGGGTAGCATTCGAGCGACACAAACGAACACGTGCCTTACATCTTGCCTGACGATAATAATTGCTAAAGTAacgattatttatatacttctGTACATGTATACTACCATTTTgtgtacttaatttttataaaataaattatattaaagacaaaaaaaaatatgtatttgcgAGGAGCAAATGTAGCGGacgtaaaattacaaataactTACAAacactaattaaaattaatatattttattgtattattgaTATGTATAGTATAATGAAAAGATCTAAAtgttctaaataattttctaaaattgtgAAGTGTTTTTAAATCGAAGCTTTGAGCCCGCTAGTACTGTATCATTTCCGGACAGCTGAGCAAGTGGCGCTCGGCACTTCCGCCAGATTTAAAAGTAACCGTAAACCGCACAGATCGTTTACAGAAGACTGGCCGGTGAACGTGCGTGTGCCGCGTGTACGTGCGGTGCGTGTAAACAAACAAGTTGTGTAAGCCGTTGCAGAGAAGATCGTTCCTGGCACAAATTGTAATGTTCGGGGGATTCGGATCGGAACGAGGTAATTAACTAATCACTTAGAGAAATTTCTGCAGGTTGGAAACCAGCTTTTGTCGACtccaatttcttttcttttataagcgaccttttttttcattgtaaATATCGGCAGATCACCCCGACGACCAGCGAAACGGAGCTGAGATCAGGATGTGTGACTTGATAGACCTGAATAGTCCGAACGTGAGAGGAGCATTCGAGCTGGCGAAGCTCGCGTCGCCGCTCATACCGGCGCCGAGGCACATCAGACGCGACGAGACAGACACACAGCCGGAAAAACGCGAGGATGATGACAACAATCCGTTCGACCAGGTGCTGCACGAGACCGCAGAGTACGTCAGCAAGAAAAACGATCCCTTTGAAGTGATGCTGCAACAGGCTCTGAGGTCCAAAGctaggaagaagaagaagggtGTAAACTTTGCAGATGATTTTACACCTAAGAGTAAAAAGAGGTATTTTAAAACGATGAACAAGACCTTGAATATGCTCGATGATTCGTCGCTTGAAAGCAGATTTGACTTATTTGATGGAGATAAGAAGGAGACAAAGATGAAGACTGAGATTGACACAAGGAATACTGATATTTGTGACAATAATGTGGCAGCTAGCGCATCTATCACAAAAGAGGAAAATAACGTATCTACTGCTGAATCAGAGTATTTACCTGAAACACTTGAGTTGTCCATTTTAAACAAGTCTGTGATGAATGATACATTACTGGAAGCATTTCCTATGTGTAAGAAAAGCAACAAGATATCTTTTGAGGATTTCTCTCCagagaaagataaattgtTTGAAGAATatactttttcattttccaaCATCAAACATATCAAGCCACATAGTCAGCGCTCATTGTCACAAGGAGCTGAAAAGTCACCATCAAAACTGTTGTATCTCAATAAAAGAGCAATGTCTGTAGCAGATAGCCAGAAATCAGTCTTGCAGAGCAGTGAATCTTGCCTTGACAAAGCCTTTTTGATAAGTAAGCTGAGTGAGCAATCTGTATTCTCTAACTTGTCGAACGTCTCGTCTATAACAAAATGTTCCACTTTCCTATCAAACAATACTATGAATCGCGCTTTCTTGGATGACAGTTCGGTGAAAACGAGTCAGGAGGAGATAACTGCAGCCGAAAGTTCTGCAGAAATCAAACCAAAGTATAACTTATCAGATTTAACAGAaagatttaacaaattaaagaGTACTATGAGCGATATGAGTATCTCGAGTATAAACGATGGCTCCAATTCCACAAAGGAGGAAGATAATaaagagaacaaaaataataagttaataGATGTTGACGTATTTATGCCAGAAGGAATTGagacatttaataaaagctCGTCTTCCACTTCT
Coding sequences:
- the LOC139103054 gene encoding interference hedgehog isoform X6, with protein sequence MTLASLVLAECVKMTSISSLCGIIVILFCSPIAYTCEEDKIQELSMSFTRHPLPLAAPLNDDVNFECSLNIPAERFAWHHRPLGSNKWTPVFSSNVSGKTSRHVVNFDNESKAGDYRCVAFFGISGLASDPARLTLATVQKFSDKNDVFIEVTEGNTVPITCPVPYSEPEAIVQFYKNGMLIENVDLVNGRTMILKNVKLTDSGTYHCSVNNYITLVTFMSNHKTILTVHGNFTFQPPYLTKQPQTEYVVRRGKNVTLECFGAGYPVPRVTWSRLGSSLPLKSIKSSFGLTLVHVQLSDRGEYDCVWSNEMRQIKSAIILRVVELPRVTKQPSACKFHEGGKLQLSCDVTGEPEPVVEWLINGESLIPSKTQEMIGSTLLISEVEKKHAGIVQCVASNEYGSHSGYNLLQVQPKEHVVGGKIESKPDYGPISRHKHTRGGGRRRNKEGKKKGGAAVILVPPDQPNVTRLSDVSVMVRWSVPENKGLPIQFFKVQYREIGPKMNGKQTKWMTANSEIPSHVRSFEVTDLQPDHTYRFRIAAVYSNNDNKLSPNSVRFHLNRDTGIESNKMPIPLLTNTEALGPHQVLLVWQNPDRSAKIDGFYIYHRRSTTVSDYLKTTVEGKNASNMTISHLDPDTTYEFKVQSFSVDAGSEFSQILRQKTKKIVVEHPVQQVVAENKLKPNESNKNVSIHIILGGVFGASLILIALAFVARFLYKRVKCAQNQESQSEGKPITNGRVMNGGVTDSKINITSNPLAGLDTSEDIMQPKF
- the LOC139103054 gene encoding interference hedgehog isoform X1 gives rise to the protein MTLASLVLAECVKMTSISSLCGIIVILFCSPIAYTCEEDKIQELSMSFTRHPLPLAAPLNDDVNFECSLNIPAERFAWHHRPLGSNKWTPVFSSNVSGKTSRHVVNFDNESKAGDYRCVAFFGISGLASDPARLTLATVQKFSDKNDVFIEVTEGNTVPITCPVPYSEPEAIVQFYKNGMLIENVDLVNGRTMILKNVKLTDSGTYHCSVNNYITLVTFMSNHKTILTVHGNFTFQPPYLTKQPQTEYVVRRGKNVTLECFGAGYPVPRVTWSRLGSSLPLKSIKSSFGLTLVHVQLSDRGEYDCVWSNEMRQIKSAIILRVVELPRVTKQPSACKFHEGGKLQLSCDVTGEPEPVVEWLINGESLIPSKTQEMIGSTLLISEVEKKHAGIVQCVASNEYGSHSGYNLLQVQPKEHVVGGKIESKPDYGPISRHKHTRGGGRRRNKEGKKKGGAAVILVPPDQPNVTRLSDVSVMVRWSVPENKGLPIQFFKVQYREIGPKMNGKQTKWMTANSEIPSHVRSFEVTDLQPDHTYRFRIAAVYSNNDNKLSPNSVRFHLNRDTGIESNKMPIPLLTNTEALGPHQVLLVWQNPDRSAKIDGFYIYHRRSTTVSDYLKTTVEGKNASNMTISHLDPDTTYEFKVQSFSVDAGSEFSQILRQKTKKIVVEHPVQQVVAENKLKPNESNKNVSIHIILGGVFGASLILIALAFVARFLYKRVKCAQNQESQSEGKPITNGRVMNGGVTDSKINITSNPLAGLDTSEDIMQPKSGQQSSMEMTSFLNGQNNNGSNNGHNNGDAAGSDVNVTSHSEPSSLRQGPLPIEQRL
- the LOC139103054 gene encoding interference hedgehog isoform X3; protein product: MTSISSLCGIIVILFCSPIAYTCEEDKIQELSMSFTRHPLPLAAPLNDDVNFECSLNIPAERFAWHHRPLGSNKWTPVFSSNVSGKTSRHVVNFDNESKAGDYRCVAFFGISGLASDPARLTLATVQKFSDKNDVFIEVTEGNTVPITCPVPYSEPEAIVQFYKNGMLIENVDLVNGRTMILKNVKLTDSGTYHCSVNNYITLVTFMSNHKTILTVHGNFTFQPPYLTKQPQTEYVVRRGKNVTLECFGAGYPVPRVTWSRLGSSLPLKSIKSSFGLTLVHVQLSDRGEYDCVWSNEMRQIKSAIILRVVELPRVTKQPSACKFHEGGKLQLSCDVTGEPEPVVEWLINGESLIPSKTQEMIGSTLLISEVEKKHAGIVQCVASNEYGSHSGYNLLQVQPKEHVVGGKIESKPDYGPISRHKHTRGGGRRRNKEGKKKGGAAVILVPPDQPNVTRLSDVSVMVRWSVPENKGLPIQFFKVQYREIGPKMNGKQTKWMTANSEIPSHVRSFEVTDLQPDHTYRFRIAAVYSNNDNKLSPNSVRFHLNRDTGIESNKMPIPLLTNTEALGPHQVLLVWQNPDRSAKIDGFYIYHRRSTTVSDYLKTTVEGKNASNMTISHLDPDTTYEFKVQSFSVDAGSEFSQILRQKTKKIVVEHPVQQVVAENKLKPNESNKNVSIHIILGGVFGASLILIALAFVARFLYKRVKCAQNQESQSEGKPITNGRVMNGGVTDSKINITSNPLAGLDTSEDIMQPKSGQQSSMEMTSFLNGQNNNGSNNGHNNGDAAGSDVNVTSHSEPSSLRQGPLPIEQRL